A region of the Massilia sp. erpn genome:
TGACCGCCGTACTCCTGGGTTCACTGGCCAGCATGATCATGGCGGCCAGCAATACGATCTGGCAATCCCATGTCCCGAACGAGATCCAGGGCAAGGTCTTCGCCGTCCGCTCCATGCTGTCGTATGGCTTGACGCCGTTGTCGGTTTTCCTGTCGGCGCCATTCGCCTCTGCCGTCTTACAGCCATTGCTGCTCAGGGCGCCCCAACTCTCGGCCATTTGGGGAGAGGCATCTGCCGGCGCGCTGGGCTTGATGGTTTCCGTGCTTGGGCTGGGCGTGATCGCCAGTTCCGTCATTGTGCTGGGCCAGGGCGGGCTGCGCCTGTCCGAGCCGGCACCTTCCATTTTGCGTCCGCTCTCTTAATATGACACTGCATCCGCTCACTACCGCACAACAAGGCTTGTGGTTCCTCAGCCAATTCGATCAACTGACCAATGCCGCCTACACCATGGTGTACGCATTTGAAGCCAGCCACGACCTGGAGGAAGGCAAGCTGCGCCAAGCATTGGCCATCCTGAGCAAGCGCCATCCCATGCTGCGCTCCCGGATCACGCCGGTCGGCGGCATTCCCCATATGGAAGTGCGCGACGCTGACCAAGGCGCGGCACTACCGCTGAGCCAGTCCTGCGAGACCATCGATGCCGTCGCCAGCATGCAAAGCGCGCTGCCGTTCGATACGCAGGAACAGCATCTGTACCGGGTCGTCATGGTCGCCCCCGCGTTGACACCGCCATCCCGGCCGGGCCTGGTGTTTGCTTTCCACCACATCATGTTCGACAACGCGTCGGCGCACGCCTTCTTCCTCGAATTGTCCCAGCTGTATACGGAACTCGCCGCAGGCCGCATGGCCGAGGCCAGCGGCCTGCCCGTCAGCCTGGAAGCGGCCGTGAGTGCCGAACAGGCTTTTATGGAAAGCGCGCAGGGCATTGCGGAAACCGAGCAGGCGGTAGCACGCCTGCGCGGCATTCCCAGCAGCCTGGCCCTGCCGCGCAAGCGCCCGCGTGGCGATGATGAAGTCGTCTTCCCCGCCGCATTCGCGGTTGTGCCGCTGCCGGCCGCCTTGGCCAGCGCTGTGGCGGAACAGGCCCGGCGCCTGCGTGCCACCCCGGCGGCGGTCTATCTGTCCGCGTTTCAATTGCTGCTATGGCAGTACAGCGGCCAACATGACTTCGGCGTGGCCATTCCGGTAGCCAACCGCAGGCATGACGTGCCGGAATCGGCGCTCGGATATTTTGTCAATATGGGCATCGTCCGCGCCGCGATCTCGCCGTCGGCCAGCGGCGCCGATCTGATCGCCTCCGTACGCGACCAGCTATTCGATACGATGGACCTGGCGGCCGTGCCATTCCCCATTCTTGCCAAGAGGCTCAAGCGTGGCGGCGATGATATTCAGGGCCCGTTGCAGCAGATAGGCTTTAATTATTTGCATGGGCAACAGCGCAGCTGGCAGTTCGGCGCCTGCCGGCTGGTCGCGCAAGCGACCCGGCCCAGCTACAGCAAAAACGAATTCAAACTCGATATCCAGGAATCGGATGGCGAAGTGGAGTGCTGCTTCCTGTATGACGGCAGTGGCTACGACGCGCTGCTGATCCAGCAAATGGCGGCACATTACCGCTATTTGCTGGAAGCGGTGGTGGCCGCGCCGACGACGCTGCTGCGCGACCTGCCGCTGCAGGCGCCGGACCAGGCGCGTCGCCTGCTGGCCGACTTCAACCAGCACGCGGCCGGCGCCCTGGAAACGCGCTGCCTGCACCAATTGTTCGAGCAGCAGGTCGAGCGTACACCTTCCGCCACCGCCCTGCTGTTCGGCGAACAGGTCCTCAGCTACGCCGAACTCAATCTGCGCGCCAACCGCCTGGCCCATGCCCTGCGCGCCGACGGCGTCGGCCCCGATACCCTGGTCGGCCTGTGCGTCGAGCGCGGCTGCGACATGGTGGTCGGCATGCTGGCCATCCTCAAGGCCGGCGGCGCCTATGTGCCGCTGGACCCCGATTATCCCGCGGAACGCCTGGCTTATATGCTGGACGATACCCGCGCCCCCGTGCTGCTGCTGCAGCGCCACCTGGCCGCGCGCCTGCCGTCCCATGCCGCGCGCGTGCACTGGCTCGACGAGGCCGGCACCGCCCCCGGCCAGCCGGACGGCAATCCGCCCAATCGCACGCTGCCCCAGCACCTGGCCTATTGCATCTATACCTCCGGCTCCACCGGCGGACCGAAAGGGGCCATTAACACGCACCAGGGCGTGGCCAATCTGCTGGCCTGGTATTGCCCCGGGCAGGCCGGCGGCGAGCGCATCATGCTGGCCAGTTCGCTCAGCTTCGACCTGACCCAGAAAAACATCCTGGGCCCGCTGCTGGCCGGCGCCACCCTGGTCATTCCCTGCGGCGGCGCCGCCGATGTCGCCGCCTTCCAGGACGCCTTGCAGCGCCATCGCCCCAGCCGCATCAACTGCGCCCCTTCCGCCTACCGCGCCTATATGGAAGCGGCACAGCCGCACAGCCTGCGTACCGTGGTGCTGGGCGGCGAACCGATCGACCAGGCCCTGGCCGCTGCCCTGGCCGCCCAGGGCATCGCGCTGGTCAACTCCTACGGCCCGACCGAATGCGCCGACGTCGCCCTGTTCCACCGCCAGGAGCCGGATGCGGCAGCCGGCCCCTTGCCCCTGGGGCGCCCCCTGCCCCATGTCCGGGTCTATGTGCTGGATGCGGCCCTGGTCCCGGTGCCGCCCGGCGTGGCCGGGGAAATCCACATCGCCGGCAGCGGCCTGGCACGCGGCTACCTGAACCGTCCCGGCCTGAGCGCCGACAGGTTCATTCCCGACCCTTACGGCCCGCCGGGCAGCCGCATGTACCGCACCGGCGACCTGGGCCGGCATACCAGCGCCGGCACCATCGAGTTCATCGGCCGGCTTGACCACCAGGTCAAGATCCGCGGCCACCGCATCGAACTGGGCGAGATCGAACAGGCCCTGCTGCGCTGCCAGGACGTGCGCGAAGCCGTCATTACCGCGCCCGCCGATCCGGCCGGCGAGCGGCACCTGGTCGCCTATGTGGCCGGCACGGCCGGCCGGCTCGACACCGCGGCCCTGAGCCAGCAATTGCAGCAAGTCCTGCCTGCCTATATGCTGCCCGCCGCCTGGGTCGTACTGGACGCCTTCCCCCTCAATCCCAACGGCAAGATCGACCGGGCCGCCCTGCCCGCGCCGGCAAACGACCGTATCGGTGCCCCCGCGGACAGCATTCAGCCAAGCACACCGACCGAGAAACTGCTGGCGGAAATCTGGGCCACCGTGCTGAAGCGCGAGCAAATCAGTCTCAATGACAATTTTTTCATGCTGGGCGGCCATTCACTGCTTGCCTCCCAAGTGGTGGCAAAAATCCGCGAACGCAAAGGCTACGCGGTGCCGTTGCGTATGCTGTTTGACGCACCAACCGTTGCCGAGCTCGCCCGACAACTCGATTCCTTGCCGCCGCAATCACGGACGCGCCCTGAAATCACGCCGATCGCACGGCAGGCGCGGAACGCCTTTAAAAAACGTGTCTGAACAAGACAGCAACTGGAGCAATGATGGAGCAAGCTATTTTTGTCGTCGTTAAAAATGATGAAGAACAATATTCGATCTGGCAGGCGGAACGCGAGGTGCCGGCAGGCTGGCATGTGCAGCCTTGCCGAGGCCCGAAAGAGGAATGCCTCAACTACATCGAGCAAAACTGGACGGATATGCGTCCTGCAAGCCTGAAACGGGCAATGACAAACTGATTAACCGCGGCGGACAAGGCAATGCTATGGATGCACAAGAAAAAGACCGTTTTCCCGCTTCGTTTTCCCAGCGACAGCTCTGGTTTCTTGAGCAGTTCGAACCCGGTTCGG
Encoded here:
- a CDS encoding MbtH family NRPS accessory protein encodes the protein MMEQAIFVVVKNDEEQYSIWQAEREVPAGWHVQPCRGPKEECLNYIEQNWTDMRPASLKRAMTN
- a CDS encoding amino acid adenylation domain-containing protein codes for the protein MTLHPLTTAQQGLWFLSQFDQLTNAAYTMVYAFEASHDLEEGKLRQALAILSKRHPMLRSRITPVGGIPHMEVRDADQGAALPLSQSCETIDAVASMQSALPFDTQEQHLYRVVMVAPALTPPSRPGLVFAFHHIMFDNASAHAFFLELSQLYTELAAGRMAEASGLPVSLEAAVSAEQAFMESAQGIAETEQAVARLRGIPSSLALPRKRPRGDDEVVFPAAFAVVPLPAALASAVAEQARRLRATPAAVYLSAFQLLLWQYSGQHDFGVAIPVANRRHDVPESALGYFVNMGIVRAAISPSASGADLIASVRDQLFDTMDLAAVPFPILAKRLKRGGDDIQGPLQQIGFNYLHGQQRSWQFGACRLVAQATRPSYSKNEFKLDIQESDGEVECCFLYDGSGYDALLIQQMAAHYRYLLEAVVAAPTTLLRDLPLQAPDQARRLLADFNQHAAGALETRCLHQLFEQQVERTPSATALLFGEQVLSYAELNLRANRLAHALRADGVGPDTLVGLCVERGCDMVVGMLAILKAGGAYVPLDPDYPAERLAYMLDDTRAPVLLLQRHLAARLPSHAARVHWLDEAGTAPGQPDGNPPNRTLPQHLAYCIYTSGSTGGPKGAINTHQGVANLLAWYCPGQAGGERIMLASSLSFDLTQKNILGPLLAGATLVIPCGGAADVAAFQDALQRHRPSRINCAPSAYRAYMEAAQPHSLRTVVLGGEPIDQALAAALAAQGIALVNSYGPTECADVALFHRQEPDAAAGPLPLGRPLPHVRVYVLDAALVPVPPGVAGEIHIAGSGLARGYLNRPGLSADRFIPDPYGPPGSRMYRTGDLGRHTSAGTIEFIGRLDHQVKIRGHRIELGEIEQALLRCQDVREAVITAPADPAGERHLVAYVAGTAGRLDTAALSQQLQQVLPAYMLPAAWVVLDAFPLNPNGKIDRAALPAPANDRIGAPADSIQPSTPTEKLLAEIWATVLKREQISLNDNFFMLGGHSLLASQVVAKIRERKGYAVPLRMLFDAPTVAELARQLDSLPPQSRTRPEITPIARQARNAFKKRV